The Streptomyces halobius genomic interval ACCGCGACAACATGAGCTTGCTGCTGCTCAACGAGCTCGCCAGTGAAGTCCTGCGCTCCGGGCTCTTCAACCAGCACCGTCATCGTGCCCGCCCAGTCGCCCTTGGGTCCCTCGGCCACGAACTGACATCGGTGCGGCTCTCCTTCAGCGCCCCTGGCGGTGCGGTCCTTCCAGAACTTCTCGGATTGGGCCTGGGCTTGTTCATAGGTCTCCAGAAACGCGATAGGGGCTACCGGATCTCTCAGCGCGGCCAGTCGAAGCTCCTTAACAACAGGCCATTCATCTACCCGCACTTGCCTGATCACGTAGTCACCACTCATGCCGCCCATGGTTCGATCGGCCACAGCACGCCTGCAACTGATTTGAGCTCAGCAGAGCCTGCACCACCTAGATCGGGGAGACACCGCCTAGAGAGGCCGAAAGTCCGGGGGCGGCGAGGGGTCTATTTCTTCCACGAGATGGTGGTGGATGGTTCTCCGTCCGTCTCGGCGGTAACGAGTACACGTTCCACGGAGTGGGTGACGTAAGCGCGTCGGATCTCTACGGGTAGGTCGTGGTCCCACTGGTGGCGGGCGTGGCGTGGTGAGACAGGAAAAGGCTGGTGGATCTCGCCGCCTTCCGCGAGCAGGATTTCCTGTGCGAGGGCGAGTTTGCGCAGGGATTCGGCAGTGAAGACGCGGTCGATGATGGCTTCAGCGACGCGACTTTCCAGAAGTTCCATCCCGATCGTCACGCAGTTGTCAGGGCACTGATAGTGATCAACGTTGGTGGTGAGGTTGAGGTTGCAGGCACCGCACCGAGCGATGCCGGCCAGGAGTGCTTCGTCACCGGTGGAAGCCGGTTGCTGTAGCGCAGCGGTCGGCTCTGGGGTAGAGCGGCGCGGCAGGGTTTGGGGGATGAAGTCCACGGTGAGCAGATCTGGTCGGCTGGCGGGGACCATGAGCACGCATTCCCAGATGACGTAGGGCCCCTGTGCCGTGCGCCAGACGAGACACTGTCCGTCGGGTTGGCCGGCATCGGGGCAGGCTGTCTCCCACAGCCCTGAGGGAAGGCCCGCGCGAAGAGACTGCAGTTCTGGGGCGTCGGGGTCGGCGGTCAGCGCGTCTCGCAGTGCAGTGGTGTAGGCGGCTGCGGCGTCCTCCCAGTTCGCCAGACGGTGCCGAGCCTCTTCCTGGAGCAAGACCCATCGCAGCAGGCTCGCCCCGGGAGCGGTGCATTCCGGCAGTTGGTCGGCGAAGAACCGGTTGCAGTCCACTACGCGCCAGGTGTGGTCGACGACGAGCGCGGGATAGGGCTTCGCGTGCAGGAGGGCACGCTCACCGTCGGACAGAGGGGTTCCCGGGAAAGCGAAACAAGAGCGTTGGTCCTTCGGGATATTCAAGGCGTCGAGAACGGTGGAGAGTGCGCGACTTCCTGGCCAACCGCGGCTCGATTCCAGCATGGTGTAACGAAGTTCAGAGATTCCCGCGGCCTGGGCGACCTGCGCAGCGGACAGCCCCTCTTGCATGCGGTAAGAGAGGAGAACTTCTTGGATGCTGGTGGAGATCACGTCATTTCCTTCAGGTGGTGGCGGAGGAGACACCCGGCGTCCAGGCCGCGGCCCCCGTGCAGGGGAAGTCGTGGCAAGGCTCAGTCGGCCGGGCTGTGCGTGTCGGTGTAGCGGCGAAAGGCGAGGACGGCATTGTGGCCGCCGAATCCGTAGGAGTTGCTCAGCACCAGATCCCCCCTCTTTGGCAGGGGCCGTGGTGCGCCGGCGACGATGTCGAGGTCAATACCGTCGTCCGGGTTGTCGCAGCCGATCGTCGGCGGGATCAACCGGTGGTGCAATGTCAGGATGGTGGCGACCGCCTCCACCCCGCCGGCAGCACCTTGGAGGTGGCCCAGAGCGCCCTTGGGCGCCGTGACGGGTATGTTCGCGCCGACTCCGAACACCTCCCGCAGGGCGAGGGCTTCGGCGGCGTCGCCGGCCGGGGTCGCGGTGGCGTGTGCGTTGATGTGAGCCACCTCGTGCGGGCGCGTCCTGGCATCAGCCAGGGCCTTGCGCAGGGCATCGACGATGCCCGCTCCGTCGGGCCGTGGGGCGACCATGTGGTGGGCGTCGGCTGACAGGCCCCAGCCGGCGGCCTCGCCGTAGATCCGGGCACCGCGGGCGCGGGCGTGTTCCTCCGCCTCCAGGATCAGAACGCCGGCTCCTTCGCCGAGCACGAACCCGTCGCGTGCCTTGTCGAACGGCCTTGATGCCGCCTGCGGCCCCTCCGTGCCGGGGGACAGGGCCCGCATGGCCGTGAAGGACGCCATCACCGACGGCGTGATCACCGCTTCCGTGCCGCCCGCGACCACGATGTCCACGTGGCCGTCCCGGATCCGGTCGATGGCCTGACCGATCGCCTCCGTCCCCGAGGCGCACGCGGACACGACGGTTCGCGCCTCCCCGCGCGCACCGAGGTCGACAGCCACCTGGGCCGCCGCGCTGTTCGGCACCACCATGGGCGCAGTGTGCGGGGAGACGAACCGCGCGCCACGTGCGCAGAGGGTGTGATCGGCAGCGACGAGCACCGGAGCTCCGCCGATGATCGTGCCCATGGACACCCCAACGCGCCCGGCCTCCAGTGCCGCGTCCGGGATGTCCTCGAAACCGAATCCGGCATCTGCCCACGCCTCGCGGGCGGCGAGTACAGCGAACTGGGCACAGCGGTTCATGGTCCGCATCTCGCGGCGTGACAGCAGTTCCGTCGGCTCGACGGCGGCGGGAGCGGCGATACGCACCGGGAGCTCGGCGAACTCCTCGTCGTGAAGCTGCTGAACTCCGCACCGGCCCTCCAGCAGCCCCTGCCACGTGGCGGCCGCATCCCCGCCCAGCGGCGTGATGGCCCCCACACCCGTGACGACCACACGGCGCCGGCCTCCCAGCGGAGGCTCTGCACTGGCAGACGAAGGGGGAATTGCAAGGTTTGTGATGTCTGCCACTGCTTATCTTTCGAATTTCTGCGTTCGTGTTGCCTGCGAATCATAGGCCAACTAGTCCTTGATCGTAAATTCGCCCGTTTTTGCGGAGAGTGTGCCGATCGCGGTGGAGGCCGTCACGGAGAAGCCGGCCTACCGATGTGCCACCTGGCCCTCGGGTGGCGGTCGTAGCTCTGCCGGGGGCTGGGAAGCCGTCGACGGAGGTGGAACAGAAGACACTGGCTGTCGTGGCAGGCCAGACTGTGAGTAGGTGATGGAGGTGAAGGGATGAGCGTTGCCAGCTTTACGCACCACGGGCCCTGGACCGTCGAGGACGTCTTGGGCCTGCCCGAAGACCGGACCGTCCGCTACGAGCTGCTGGGGGAGTCGCTCGTGATGTCCCCCGCCCCAGGCCTGCGCCATCAGCGCGCAAGCTTCCGGCTCCACGTCGCCCTGGACGCGGCCGCCCGTGCTGCCCGCGCTCCGGTGGAAGTGCTGGAGGCCATCAACGTCATCCTGCCGTCCGGCCTGGTCGTGCCGGACATCGTCGTCGCCGACGTGGGCGCGACCGCCGAGGACGGCGTCAGCATCGACGCCGACGCGGTGCAGTTGGTCGTCGAGCTCGTCTCACCCGGCAACAAGATCATGGACCGCAAGCTCAAGCCCCTGCTGTACGCGGAGGCCGCGGTCCCGCACTACTGGCGCTTGGAGTTCGACCCGGCCCCGCGCCTGATCGTCAGCGAGCTGGACGGCGGCCGGTACGTCGAAACGGCGACCGCCCTGCCGGGCACCGTGACCCGCATCAAGGAGCCGTTCCTCTTCGAGATCGACCCGGCCGGGCTTGCCCAGCCGCAGCACAGAGGCTGAGCCCCAACCCCCTGCTGGCCTGCTGGGCCGAACGGGGGAGTCCGGCTGTCAGCTGGCGCGATATCGTGGAGCGCCTGATGACCGCTGACTTTCATGATCTGGCAGGAGTGCCCCGCGTGGCCGAGGACCCCATCGCGCACACGAGCTCGATGCACTGGCCCGCCGTGTCGAGGCGGTCGAAGACCGCGTCGAAGCGCTGCAGGTGCAGTCGGGCGGCAACTTCGCGGCCGTGATCGAGGGACAGGCCGCGCTCCGACGTGAGGTCCGGGACGGCTTCACCAAGGTCAGCGCTCGCTTCGACGCCCTTGAAACGAAGTTCGACGCTCTTGAGACGAAGATGGACCGCAATCAGGCGCAGATCGTCGAGCTGCTGACCGCGTTGGTCGGCAAGAACCCGAACGAGAACTGATCATCCTGCTCGTGGTCGGTACGGCCGTCACCACATGCCGGATGACGAGCTGAGCCGACGGATACAGAAAGCTGCCCGGACCTGAGGTCAGGTCCGGGCAGCTTTTCGTTGTCGGCTCAAGCGGCAGACACCGGCCGCGGTGGAGGCGCTGGTGCGGGAGAGGGGAGGGCTTGGAGTGCGGCGAAGTGCCGGCCGGCGACGGATCCGGGGCCGAGGAGCAGGCTGCCCGGCGTGAAGTGCGGTTCGCCCAGGTGCCGTTCAAGGGCCGGCAGGTAGGACCAGCGCACGCTCGGGTGGGCCGAGTGGGCGTAGTGGTGCAGGTCTCCGTATGGGAGCCAGGTCACTGCGGCGATACAGGCCAGGAGCCGGTTGCGTGGGTACAGGCGCAGGCAGCGGCCGGCCTCCCCCCAGGCCGGGGCACCGGTGCGGGGCTCGGGGTTGAACCAGGTGTGCTCGGCGAGCAGGCTCATCCAGGCGAGCTGCGGATACAGGAGCAGGCGCAGGACGAGGCGCCTGCGACCAGGCCTGGCCAGTCGCCGATCAGGTAGCTGGTGGCTGCGGGTACGGCGGCGAAGGCGGCCAGGTGGCCTGTGGTGGGGGAGTGTGGCTTCGTCGGTGTAACGCGAGAACGGTTGATGCCGAGTTCGGGCAACAGATGTTGATCAAGCGGGTCCAAGATGTTGTCGAGTCCGAGAACGCCTCGTCGGCGTGTCGGCCGAACCCGGTGCTTGCCCCGCGGTCGGTCTATGAGGCCAAGGCGGCGCGGTGACAGAAGCAGTGGCCTGAGCTGACCGTGCCGGACTGGCCATCCGCAGACATCACGGCGCCTTCAGACCTCGACCGCGTTCATGACCGGATCTCACCTCGCGTGCCGGGCCGATGAGGTCATCGGGGTAGCTTGCGAAGTCTCCCGGAGGCGCCGAGCGGAGGTCTTCGATGCCGTAGCGCATGACTTGGGAGTGCCAGGCGATCTGCCGCTGCCACCCTTGAACCGGCCGTTTTGGGCGCCCTGCTTGGCGCGGCCGAACTCCCACTTGTGGGTGGAGTCGATGTCGATGAAGGTCACCTGGACGGCGCCGGGGAGCAGCCTGGCCTATGTCACCATCTGGGGCATGAACCAGCGGTGAATTGGGGGAAGTTGGAGAGCAGGCCCGTGGGCGAACGAGCGCAGTAGCGTGCGCCAGGCGACGCGCCCGGCCATCTGGTCACGCACTTCCAGCGACGTTGCGGCCGGGCCTCTTCCTACCCTCTGTCGCCATGCCTGCCGAGTAGTCGTTTTGTTCCCACTTCGTTACGTTTTCGTAACCCCAGATAACACAACCGTGATCCGACGGTCAATGGTCTGATCTTCGCCCGCCCGCATCTTCGGGATCTCTCGCGGAAGATGCGGGCGGGCCCCCGCTCATATCGATCCACAGAACTCAGTAAAATCATCAGGAGAAGAAGTGCTGCTGACCATCGCCGCATTGCTCGGCTTGGGGGGCGCTATCACGGCTATGGGAGCCCAGGGCCCCTTGAAGAGACTCAGCTGGGCCATTGCTGCTATTTCCCTGGGCGCTCTCTTGCTCACCTTCCTGCTGGGCCCGGTGGCGATTTTGGTCGCCGTCAGTGCCTATGGTGTCGCACTGGCCGTCTTTCCCCCCTTCGCACGCTCATCACACACGGCCCTGGTGCGGTGGTTGCTCACTGTCCTGCTGGCAGAGGTGAGCCTGACCACGTACTTCATCGCCACAGAGACCGACATGATCGCCCTGTGGCTCATGCTCTTCGGACCCGGCACGCTCGCTTCGGCGGCCCGGCTGACAACAGAGGCGCGCCAGCACAGCGGTACGGCACCGCGGGACTAGAGCGTGTCTCTTTGATGGGCTGGTTGGTTGATCGGATGTGTCTCTCCGGCTGCTGATCACTGATGCGATGTGGGACCGGATCGAGCCGTTGATGCCGGCTCATCCGGCCCGTGGACGACGCTGGGCAGACCATCGCCGGACTCTCGAAGCCATCGCGTGGAAATACCGCACCGGCTCACCATGGTGATGTCCCACAAACCGGAGCCGGTGGCGGTCTACCGGCCTGGTTCGCGGCCCGGAATCGCGGTTGCTGACCAGATCACTCCGTTACGGGCAGGCACTCGGTGAGCAGGTCGATGACGTCGTGCCAGGCTCGCTGCGCGTGCTGTGGGTGGTAGCCGACGCCGGGACGCACGGTGTGGTCGACCGGTGGATGGTGGAAGGCGTGAAGGGCTCCCCCGTAAACCACGAGGCGCCAGTCGACGCCCGCGGCCTGCATCTCTGCGGTGAACGCGTCCCGTTGGGCGGGCGGCATGATCGGGTCTTCCGACCCGACCCCGGCCCACACCGGGCAGCGGATGCGCGCCGTCTCGCCCCGTCGGCCTGTGGTCAGTGCGTTGACTGTGCCGATCGCGCGTAGGTTGACGCCGTCGCGCCAGTCTCCGCCCCGGCCAACTGCGACAACGTCACCTGAGACCAGCCGCGAATCCAACAAGGTCACGTGAGACAGCGAGAACGTTGCGAGAGACGGGACAGGGGAAGACAACCGTCCTCTGGACTGATCTGTCAGCAGGCATGAAGTCGGCGCGCGCCTGTGTCACCCTCAGCTCAGAGCATCATTGTCATGAATGCGCTATTTGGGTCAGGTCGGTAGCCCGTAAATGGCGCACAGTAGGAAAACCCGAATTTCTCGTACAGTTTCCGGGCGGGCAAGAAGAACTCTCCGGCGCCGGTCTCCAAACTTAGCCGAGTGAACCCCATGCGCCGGGCCTCTGCGATGATGTGCTCCAGCAGCAGGGATGCGATCCCGCTCCGCTTGTGTGTCGGCGTGGTGCGCATCGACTTCAGCTCCGCGTGCCCCGCGTCCAGCCCCTTGATCGCGCCGCAGCCCACCAGGGTGTCGCCGTCCAGGACGGACCAGAACGTCATCTCCGGCCTGCGGAGCTCGTCGAGATCGAGGGCGTGCTTGCTCTCCAGCGGCGTGACGGACCGCATCTGCTGGACGTGCTCGTCGAGGAACCGGGCGATCTCCGGGCCGGACAAGTCGTCTACCACGATCTTCACTTCGTTTGCCCTTCCTTGGGACTCTCGGTGCCGCGGGTGCTCCGTCGTGTTGCCCATCCTGCCTGAGGTCGGGGGTGCTCTTCGGGGCGTTCGGCGAGTTCGACCCGTCACCCGGCACCCGTCACCCGGCGCTGGACAGCAGCGTGTGGAAGCAATCCGCCCCGAACTCGAGCGCCGAGACAGCGATGCGTTCGTCAGGGCAGTGCAGCCGGTCGCGGTAGACCGTCTCCGGTTCGTGCAGCAAGGGCATCCATCCGAAGCACTGGATGCCGAGTCGGCTGCTGAAGAGACGGGCGTCGGTGGAGGCGGTGGTCACGATCGGCAGCGGCACGCCGTCCGGGTCCTTGGCCTTGAGCACGTTGGCGAGCCTGTCGTAGAAAGTGTCGAGTCGCGGCGGCGGGCTGAGCTCACCCTCCACGAACAGTTCCAGTTCCAGCTCCGGTCCGACCCGTTCCCGCAGCAGCCCAATGAACTCCTCGGTGGTGAAGTCGCCGGGCAGCACACGGCCGTCGAGTTCGACCGTGATCTCCGTCGGGTGCACATTCGTGCCTGTGCCGCCCCGCAGCACGGTGACACTGACGGTGTGTTGGACGATCGAGCGGAGGTATCGGACGGTGGACTCGTCCAACCCGTCGAGGACGCTCGGGTCCCTGGGGTCGATCCGGAAAGCATCGACCCGTTCGCTGATGTCCGGCGGCAAAGCGTTCGCCAGCTCTTTCAGCATGCGGTCCACGACCGGCGTGTGCTCGACGCCCAGCCCGCCGTCGGCGAGCGATTCGAGCAGCCTACGGAGCTTGTTGACGGCTCCGCTGCCGGAGGCCACACGGGAGGCGTGCCCGCCCAGCCCGCGCAGCGTCACCCGCACCCAGCACGTGCGCTTTTCGGCGACCACGATGGGGTGCAGGCGCGCGTACCGGCCG includes:
- a CDS encoding GNAT family N-acetyltransferase; the encoded protein is MSGDYVIRQVRVDEWPVVKELRLAALRDPVAPIAFLETYEQAQAQSEKFWKDRTARGAEGEPHRCQFVAEGPKGDWAGTMTVLVEEPGAQDFTGELVEQQQAHVVAVFVREEHRGGTVAPALLRTAVGWSLARKGLSRVRLFVHEDNSRAEAFYRKAGFERTSLVGDEYEMEYHPAA
- a CDS encoding MmyB family transcriptional regulator, whose translation is MISTSIQEVLLSYRMQEGLSAAQVAQAAGISELRYTMLESSRGWPGSRALSTVLDALNIPKDQRSCFAFPGTPLSDGERALLHAKPYPALVVDHTWRVVDCNRFFADQLPECTAPGASLLRWVLLQEEARHRLANWEDAAAAYTTALRDALTADPDAPELQSLRAGLPSGLWETACPDAGQPDGQCLVWRTAQGPYVIWECVLMVPASRPDLLTVDFIPQTLPRRSTPEPTAALQQPASTGDEALLAGIARCGACNLNLTTNVDHYQCPDNCVTIGMELLESRVAEAIIDRVFTAESLRKLALAQEILLAEGGEIHQPFPVSPRHARHQWDHDLPVEIRRAYVTHSVERVLVTAETDGEPSTTISWKK
- a CDS encoding beta-ketoacyl-[acyl-carrier-protein] synthase family protein; this encodes MVVTGVGAITPLGGDAAATWQGLLEGRCGVQQLHDEEFAELPVRIAAPAAVEPTELLSRREMRTMNRCAQFAVLAAREAWADAGFGFEDIPDAALEAGRVGVSMGTIIGGAPVLVAADHTLCARGARFVSPHTAPMVVPNSAAAQVAVDLGARGEARTVVSACASGTEAIGQAIDRIRDGHVDIVVAGGTEAVITPSVMASFTAMRALSPGTEGPQAASRPFDKARDGFVLGEGAGVLILEAEEHARARGARIYGEAAGWGLSADAHHMVAPRPDGAGIVDALRKALADARTRPHEVAHINAHATATPAGDAAEALALREVFGVGANIPVTAPKGALGHLQGAAGGVEAVATILTLHHRLIPPTIGCDNPDDGIDLDIVAGAPRPLPKRGDLVLSNSYGFGGHNAVLAFRRYTDTHSPAD
- a CDS encoding Uma2 family endonuclease is translated as MSVASFTHHGPWTVEDVLGLPEDRTVRYELLGESLVMSPAPGLRHQRASFRLHVALDAAARAARAPVEVLEAINVILPSGLVVPDIVVADVGATAEDGVSIDADAVQLVVELVSPGNKIMDRKLKPLLYAEAAVPHYWRLEFDPAPRLIVSELDGGRYVETATALPGTVTRIKEPFLFEIDPAGLAQPQHRG
- a CDS encoding GNAT family N-acetyltransferase → MKIVVDDLSGPEIARFLDEHVQQMRSVTPLESKHALDLDELRRPEMTFWSVLDGDTLVGCGAIKGLDAGHAELKSMRTTPTHKRSGIASLLLEHIIAEARRMGFTRLSLETGAGEFFLPARKLYEKFGFSYCAPFTGYRPDPNSAFMTMML
- a CDS encoding M20/M25/M40 family metallo-hydrolase; amino-acid sequence: MSTTEPQHSPASPPPGATGSSAVPGTSPVWIAQRLIRFNTVNPPGDEAECVQWIRGVLDGAGIETRTLASDPRRPNLVARLPGRGLEPPLLLHAHVDVVPVEGQAWTRPPFGGEIVDGELWGRGAVDMKGHLAMMMAALLRMRACGDVPAGDVVLAVMPDEETGSTVGARFLVERHPELFAGVRYAIGEDGGAELGLGRYARLHPIVVAEKRTCWVRVTLRGLGGHASRVASGSGAVNKLRRLLESLADGGLGVEHTPVVDRMLKELANALPPDISERVDAFRIDPRDPSVLDGLDESTVRYLRSIVQHTVSVTVLRGGTGTNVHPTEITVELDGRVLPGDFTTEEFIGLLRERVGPELELELFVEGELSPPPRLDTFYDRLANVLKAKDPDGVPLPIVTTASTDARLFSSRLGIQCFGWMPLLHEPETVYRDRLHCPDERIAVSALEFGADCFHTLLSSAG